One window from the genome of Salvia miltiorrhiza cultivar Shanhuang (shh) chromosome 7, IMPLAD_Smil_shh, whole genome shotgun sequence encodes:
- the LOC130994065 gene encoding uncharacterized protein LOC130994065, producing the protein MKMHLEEAEEKRRRRKSDLEKFKDKAILAPTNEMVDTINNYAMSLMPPEEKVYLSSDNICKADGEVDVHDERFSVEYLNTIKCPGLANHEIKWKKGCIITLLRNIDPSNELCIGTRMIVTKIGERVIEAKSISGNNVGKKFPIARMVMRQSLSNVQLYLPKTVFSHGQLYIAISRVTSKKGLKVLICDENGQTSNTTTNVVYNEIFDRLKGYVWIYNSGFRNFLFKPKLMKVIVDSGFQVRNWK; encoded by the exons ATGAAGATGCATTTGGAAGAAgcagaagagaagagaagaagaagaaaa TCTGATCTAGAAAAATTTAAGGACAAAGCTATCTTGGCGCCTACGAATGAAATGGTGGATACGATCAATAATTACGCCATGTCTTTAATGCCGCCCGAAGAaaaagtataccttagttcaGATAACATTTGCAAAGCGGATGGAGAAGTGGATGTCCATGATGAAAGATTTTCTGTTGAATATCTCAACACAATCAAGTGTCCAGGATTGGCAAACCACGAAATAAAATGGAAGAAGGGATGCATCATCACGCTTCTTAGAAATATCGATCCGTCCAATGAGTTGTGCATTGGAACGAGGATGATAGTTACTAAAATAGGAGAACGTGTGATTGAAGCAAAATCGATTTCAGGAAATAATGTTGGTAAGAAATTTCCAATTGCTAGAATGGTCATGA gacaatctctttcaaatgtaCAACTTTACCTACCAAAAACTGTATTTAGTCATGGCCAGTTGTATATCGCAATCTCACGAGTCACTAGCAAAAAAGGTCTTAAAGTTTTGATATGTGACGAGAATGGTCAGACAAGCAACACAACAACTAACGTGGTATATAATGAAATTTTTGATAGATTGAAAG GCTATGTGTGGATCTACAATTCAGGATTTAGAAATTTTCTCTTCAAGCCAAAGCTTATGAAGGTTATTGTAGATTCAGGGTTTCAAGTGAGGAATTGGAAATGA